From a single candidate division WOR-3 bacterium genomic region:
- a CDS encoding DUF4416 family protein — protein MAEIKQPQKTLPVAGLIIAPAFEVDICGELENLFGNVVLKSSCIPFKHTEYYGHEMGDNLSRQWVAFSDLMIPDALVEFKHRTNEIEIKYLNQNGGRMVNIDPGAVSLSNLILASTKNYSHRIYLGSGIYAEVTLIYKQKQFMPLDWTYPDYREETALGFFAEAREVLKKKLTAFQEKE, from the coding sequence ATGGCCGAAATTAAACAACCCCAGAAAACATTACCTGTCGCAGGGCTGATAATCGCTCCTGCATTCGAAGTGGATATATGTGGAGAACTGGAGAACCTCTTTGGCAATGTAGTACTCAAGTCCTCCTGCATACCATTCAAGCACACAGAATACTACGGTCATGAGATGGGTGATAACCTGAGTAGACAGTGGGTTGCATTCAGCGATCTGATGATACCGGATGCGCTGGTTGAGTTCAAGCATAGGACAAATGAAATAGAAATAAAGTACTTGAATCAAAATGGCGGGAGAATGGTGAATATCGATCCGGGAGCCGTTTCCTTAAGCAATCTGATTCTTGCCTCAACGAAGAATTATTCTCATCGCATTTATCTTGGAAGTGGAATATATGCAGAGGTTACATTGATCTACAAACAAAAGCAGTTCATGCCACTGGATTGGACTTACCCGGATTACCGTGAAGAGACGGCGCTGGGTTTTTTTGCCGAAGCCCGCGAGGT